The sequence below is a genomic window from Lolium perenne isolate Kyuss_39 chromosome 4, Kyuss_2.0, whole genome shotgun sequence.
TGGAATAAAACAAGAACCTATCGACTTCCCCTCCAAATCGTTAGCACTTGACGATAAGGAAGACGAGCGCGCCAAGAACTTAAAGAAGAAACCAGATGATCCTACTCCGAAAGCTTCGGCAGCTGATAGCAAGGCCTCTGTCGATGACAGTAAAGCTCTTGCACTTGCTGCAAGCACTTCTGATGGAATCATCGACGCCACCAAAGCCACCGACTCTCTAGACAAGatcgaagataagaagaaccctcctcttAGTTAAAGAAGATGGGCAGCATTATGcatatttatttttctttctttcaaTAAGGCTTTTCAAGCCACTTCGTTTTTAGATTACGATATTAGTAAAGACTCAAGTTTCGTTTACCTTaagtattgcagtaattcgggGCACCCGAACAAAGTTTATCGAGAACCTTTTTCGTATACTACAGCGAATATTGGTTTACTCGAAATTTTACACAAGATTGTCATCTAAAGCCTCTAAAATTACGAGTGCTACGAGACAAGATCAACGAGACTTTCACCCTCTGCTAGAAAAGCCTCGAAATTACACGAGTGCTGCAGATAGTAGGGGTAAACACATATATACTTACAAAAAAGACCCATGACCGGTACTTTAAACTACATAAGTACTTAAGAGCGACGGAGTCATTGGCAGGCTTAGTTCCATCAACTCGCTCAGGAGCTGCCGCCAAAACATAcatcatcggttgaaagcaaagttgcacttaCATCGGGTTTCGCAAACtcgcaacatgagctgatcactcaaagaaATTTTCTGCCGACAAACATACATATACATCATAATACAGATGTAAAGCGAGTAGTTAAGATTTACTCCATTCATACTAACTCTTACCAACGGCATTAGACATAATTACAAAAGGGAGGTACATATATACCCCTTCCGACGAATCAGTTTAAATCTAAGCATCCGAACAATCGGATATGCAGCAAGCACTGAAGTATTTACTTTACAGTAGGAGCATAAACATTTCTCAGGACTATTCTTTTGGAGCCTCCGCTTCTTCGACTGCCTTTGAACTGTCTTCAAGTATTTCAATTACGATGGTGGCAGGAATCTCTACCTTAGGAAACAGAGGTCCTACATCACCATCGGCGTTGGCAATGGCCATCAAGTTTGCGGAAGGATGTCTCAAAAGAACAAGGGCAAAGGCAGCTTTAGCTCCAGCAATAAGCTGTGCTCGAATCAAGCctcggatcttcttggtgttactGAACTTTGACATCAAAGTCAGCAAAGTAGGAGGGACCTCGTTCaaaggaaacattgtcttccagATTATCCTCAACCCAATATAGCACTTGTCAAAAAATCGGTGCACTtgttgcactcgatcctgaaaCTTCACGACAGTGGAAGCTTTTGATTGATTCCTCCAAAAAACCTCATCAACAGATGCAAGATGAGTCAAGGCATTTACGCGTTCATGAATACGCTTGTTCTCTTTTTatgggttcagagctatgactacaAGAAGCAATGAAGGAAGTAAAGTCAAGAGGTTATCTTTATTATTACAGAAGTTAAGGAACAGGAAGTTAGGATACTTAAAATTCAAACTTTCTATGGCCTTGTGCAACTCAGTAAGGGCGTATCGTTCTGCGTCGGTGGCTAGTTCGCCCTTTTTCTTTATAACAGCGACCATGGCATAAATACCACacatatccttttccatctgggcGATCAGAGCCTTCATGCATTGGAGCCGATCATTTTCAGAAGAACCATCTGAAGAATCTTCGGTAAAGGAGGGTACAGGAAATACCTGCAAAGTTATGCCATTAAGAACACAATGGGGTAAATGAGCTTATCAATTGGACTCACTCCCGTCGGGAGCGTGCGATTAAAAGCGTCAAAAGTATTACAGCAAGAGGGTATTGGCAACATTGCCAATACGGAATTCATTACAACAAAAAGGTCTTATGACAGGAAATTGTTTTAGAAACAAACAAGATTACAATCCAACAAGAAAAGAAGTCAAGGAGCTTGAGTCTGAGTTGACAAGCTTGGGCCAGTAGATGATTTGTTTGAAGAAACCAATTCAAGAAGCTGACGAGCACACTTGAGCGCTGAAATTTTATGGACACTTAAGTCAATAAGCCGCCCATCCTGTTCCTTTGGTAGCTCCTTGGACATTTGTTCAATATCggctttgaagccatgacccatcataagttgaaaAGCTAGGAGAGCATCGTAGGTGcgtgaagtacgtttgaatacctcaatAACTTCGTGTCGACAGCAAAAGTATATGTTAGTTGTTCCAGAGTTTTGTTTTGGTCAGCCTTGGGAAAAATCATTGAGTGCATCCTCAGCATGACTCCTTTATTCTTCTGAAGGAGAGCCTGAATGAGTTTGTGGGATTCAAGGGTCAATGACAAAGCATCGACAGGGGAGTTATCTTGGAGCTTCTCTAGGGCGTCAGCAGGGATATCGGCAGCTTCTGCAAAGAACAAAAAGGAAAATTTTGGTAATTACAATTAAGCCAAGAAAGGAAAAATTAAAGAAGAGGCTGAGCCGATAAGAATTACTGAGCAGGGCCAAAATGGATTGGCGAAGGAGGTTGTCCTTTTCCTTCCTCCGAGTTTCGGCAGTGGCCTTCGAAGCTTCTTCATCTTTCAGTTTCTTCTTTAGCTGCTCAAGCTCTCCCTTCAGGGAATCAGCATTCCGACGAGATTCGACAGCTATTTTGATTGCATTATTAAGCTTAGAGGAAGTTGAGTCAATTTCTTCCTGAAGCCGAACCTTGTCAGCTTTGAGTGAGGTGAATtgagaggcgaaggcctccaaagaagaaATGACTGATCGAATATCCTGGAGAAACAAATAGAAGTAGTTATTAAAAGCAATGGAGTTCTTCCCAAAGAAGTTTATAAATACTCGGAAGTTGTTAACAGCAGGCGTGTTAATAAGAAAAGTTATAGGCTTTTCAGGAAGTGGAGAAGTTGTAACGGCAATCGAAGGAATCTCCTTCCCTTTAGAAAGGGAAGAAGCTATCGAGACTTGAGCTTCAGGAATTGTTGCGGGAGCCGAAGTTTCAGAAGCTGCCAAAGCTGGCTTGCTAGAACTTGACTTGGCCTTCTTAGGAGGAAGCTCTACGAAGCCTTCATCACTACAAGCATATGAACCAGGCAAAATGAGAATATTAATACAAGAGAAAATCTCAAAGATTGGAGCAGAGGGAAACACTCACAGGTCAAACAGATCGTCTTCATCGGTGAACCCCCTAGACGACCTCTTCGAAGGCAGCACATTCACCTTCTCcatagctgcatcaacaaaggaagTACGATCAGCATCATCGTCATGGATCGACTCCGCTGTGTCACTTGTATCGTCAGCAAGGGATTTAGGATCTATGGAAAAAGCTTTAGGATTCATCGgatcgttgtcttcatcttctggATTTACATTTTCTTCAGTACGGGATTCTACAAGAATGGAAGAGTTTCTTTCTTCAAGATTGTCGTCGGACATATCTTGAAAATGTTCATGAACTATCAGGATCTGTCGAAAGAATTGagtaaggataatgaaaatataTGTTTGGAAGCAATGAGTTGATACAAATACAAAGGGGGAAATACCTCGTTCGGTGGATGGTCAGCATCGAAAGGAATTTGAAGAGATAGAAGTGGAATCGAGTCTTCTTGACTAAAATGAGTCAAGCGCCTAActtcatcaagcaattctttctcgGATAGTTCGGCAACGTTCACTCTGGTCTCATCCTTGGGCcttgaatacaaccacatcgggtgggcCCTAGACATGATCGGCTAGACTCGATGTTTCAGGAAAACGGCGGCTACCTCGGTGCCTATCATGGTTTGGCCATTAGACTCTTTGATTCGAAGAACTCTCTCGAATAATTTGTCGGCTGTTGGTTTCTCTTCGGGTGATAGGATATTCTTCCAAGATCTCCTGAGCACAGCCTCGAGGACATCCGTAAAACGTGGGAGTTGCATGTCGGAAGCTGATGAATCTTTGATATAGAACCACTTCAACCTCCATCCTTGGACAGACTCCCTCATTGGAAAACTGAAGTAATTAACTTCTTTGCGGACAACGAATCCAACTCCGCCGGTGACGAAGGACCCGTTACTACAGTTGTATCTCTTCACGAAGGAGATCTTCTTCCATAAACCGAAATGAGGTTCGATGCCCAGGAAAGCCTCACATAAGGTGAGAAAGTTAGCGAGATGGAGGATCGAATTGGGGGTTAACTGCCACAATTGGATCTCATACACACAAAGGAGGCGCCTGAGGAATTCATGAGCAGGAAGGGAAAGACCACGATAAAGGAAAGACAAGAACATCATAGTAAAACCGGCGGGGGATTGGGGCGTGAAGCCGCACCTGGGAGAATGACGTTCCCCTCGTCAGATGAGATTATGCCGAGGCTCCGGACCCTCTTCTCGTCAAGCTTGGTGGTTGTGGATGCTGGCCAATCGCCAGGCGCAGGTCCGGCCATGGAGCTCTCCGGCGCGAGCAGTGCAGGAGCTGAGGCGGAGGCATCCGATGCACCCTTCCTTGGTACTTGGCAGAGctttggtggtggcgccgctaGTCATAGCACCGGCGGCGAGAGTAAGATTCTTCTTCTTTACCATCGTGAGAGAGATCTGGAGAAGGTCTAAAGAACGGCAACGGTGGCGCAGCAGTTGTGAGAAAGGAAGAAGGGTTGCGAGAAGAAAGGGTAAAAAGGGTAAAATCTTCCCTATGCAGTTATAAACTAAAGAGAGTTTGGGATTAGGCAACCACGTGTCGTTGTTTCTGATTTATTAAAGGATCTTTTCATCACTATGCGCGGAAACCGAGGAGACGTCTCGGTAACTGCACAAAATACTGGTCATTCCCCAAGCtgaactgcgcagaagtagggtaGGCCCGCTAGGTCATGTCATGTCAGTCAGATCGCAGCAGTAATCACGTCATCAGTGATGTCACAAGAAATATCGACTCCGCATGAAGCATTCGAAAGAAATTAAAAACTATAGAGTGGATCGGTTTGAGTCTATACACACATATGCGAGCATCCGTGCCTAGGCtctggggctactcccatcaggaacgctggacgcgcacccgacagaatttGGTCTCAAAGACTTTTTGCACTAGAGATTGCATCAGAAGTATCCGAAGAAAAACCGGAGTATTTGAGTAGGTTTGGGCtgagtctgcactcggttgcaAGTATCCGcgtccagactcgggggctactcccatcgggagtgctggatACACACCCGATAAAACTTATGGACCAGAAGATTTTTTGCATGGCCCagaatcatgcccggggacttgattctgcgtagggtaacgttgttttaccatcggcagttaaccggtAAAAACCGGGCACGTTACTCGATATCCTTTACGTACTAAATCTTGCTTGAAAGAAATGAAGACCCGATGAAAAGatatatatcggatgaccataacaGTTTGCAAAAAGTTTCGACTGAGGAAATATTCAagtagaacaacttgagtctacacacggttgccaGCATCCGTGTCtagactcggggggctactcccatcgggagcgctgaacgcgcacccgataaagaagATACTACTATTACAAGAAAGTTAAGTTTTTCCCGGCAGGAATGAAGATTCAAACAGAAGACACatttttagtccctgcccgaagtttcttcggccagtcactcggggtctactgatgtgggcattacccctcGGATAACTATTATTGTACTACCTCCTACGGCCCAgctaggggcccatgaagacactcgacGACCAGGTGGGCTGTAGCATTGGTTCCGAAGAAGGATTCTTGAAGCACAAGGCAAGAAcacgaagaatacaaggaaagtctagaTCTAGGGCTCTCTGTAACCTCGtcatacccggacagatctctcgagacctggctcccaatataagaaccaggagaggggctgccgagggacacccgcaatcatagtaatcatagccaccgcaagtctagaaCTAGGTCATTATAGAACTTAGTCTCCcggcgagatcacagccgaaaccttcggcaccccattgtaattcgatattttcataatcaagatcagacaggcaggacgtaagagttttacctcatcgagagccccgaacctaggtaaatcgctctccccgcttgtttgataaccgatgtctcgtgtcagcccacatgattccatctaccctaagccccatacggagggcattgccacggagtaccctcgacagcacCGTCTGTAGCAACCACCGCCGCTACTTGTAGCAATGACCATCGCCGCTTGTAGCAGGTCGCCGCAGCTTGTCGCAGCCGTAGCTGACCCATGTAGCAGCCGGTGAAGCCCGTCGTAGCAGCAGCctccgccagttgtagcagctgcGCCGCGTCAAGTAGCAGAGGGTGGCGCTTATGTAGCAGCAGCCGCTGCCCTTGTAGCAgacgccgacgccgacgccgcATGTAGCAGTCGCCGACGCCCATCGTAGCAGCAACCTTTGCCTATTGTAGCAGGCCCAGCCGCCGCCGACGCGACATGTAGCAGAGGCCGGTGACCATGTAGTAGCTGTCGCCGCCCTTGTAGCTTACGACGACCCCGCATGTAGCAGCCGCTGACGCCGCTCGCATCATCGGCTCCTCGGCCGGTGACCTCCCCTGGGTCTCGCATCCGGCTATGGCGGACGGAGTGAATCATGGCGGGGCTGCGCGGAGCAGGGAGGAGGGATGGTAGCCATGGCGGGGTAGGGGAGGTGGTGGTGCAGCAGCGTGGGGCGCGCGGTGCTCCATCTCCAGCCATGGACGCAGGCTCGTGGGAGAGAAGATTGGGGAAAAATCTGCACGAAAGGATAAGGTCGTGGTGGAAGATGGGTGGGCCCCGCCATGTGCTACCCGTTTTCTTCTGCTCCGTAGGGACGTGTGGCGTGCGTACGAGGCGGGGGATCAAAACGCTGTTCCTCCGGGGGAACGTCAgcgttttccaaaaaaaaaattccCAAATAAAACCGTGCGTTTACATAAGCAATTACTCCTGTGACGTGGCGCCATAAAGCGGCCAGGTCAGCGCTAACCCCTCTCGCCGCTCCCTGTCGCAATCCCCACCCGCGTTTCAATTTCAATCAACCCGGTCCGAGTTCGCAACAACGGCTACTTCTCCCCCGATCTCCTCCCCTCCGATCCCATTCGAATCCAAACCCTCTCCTCCCCCGCCCCTTCTCCTCGAGGATCTCCGGTGGCGCGATCCCCCATGTCCACCTCCTCCCCGACCTCCTCGccgccttccgccgccgccgccgccgccgccgcagacgGCGGCGGGGCCCGCTGCATCTCGCCGCCGTCCTCCCGGAGGAAGGGATCCCCCACCCGCAGCGGCGGAGTCGCCCGCAAGGTTCGCTCGATACCCCTCCTCCCGCCTCCATCAGGCCTCACTTTCCGTGTCCTCTGCGGTCCGATTGGAACTCTGGGTGGCTCCTCCGGTTTTCGAACGCCAGTTCCGCACGGGGAATTTTTTGGGTGCCCTTGGGCCAGCGGTGGTTTCGTTCGATGTACGGCCTCATCCCGTACACATAGTGCTTCGCAATCGCTACGGCTAAACCCCCTCAGGAAAACCCTAGTCCACGTTGGGCCTTCCCTGGTGATATCATTCAACTTACTGTCATGTCCGTTAACTGTGCAGTCTAGTAATAGCAGGACCGTGTATGATTTGGTGTTTCATACGAATTGCTGCAACTGCGAGTGTCTGGGTGTTAATTTGTACGAAAGCTTGCAGTATGTTTACTCATAGCCTGCGAATTTGCTCTAGAATATTTGTGGAATTGCTTGTACTATGTTAACTGATTCCACGCCAGTGTGATTTTTCATCATGTACTTTACAGAGACACTAATTTTTGGTTGGTTCCACGTATGGTGGTATGGGGTTACCGGGTTAGAGTAAATGCGTTACACATGATTCTTCCTTAAATTAAGTTCAAGTATATCTCCAAGTCCAACATATGACGACCTGAGCTCTGTTGGTAGTTGCTGCAATGTACTCAAGTCATTTCCTTACAAATAATGTGGTTACCTCGTCACCTTGCGATTCCTTAGCCTCTAGCTTGATTGGGGATTTTTttatatgaagattcatgtgggAGTTGCGTTGAATTGAGATGTGAAATCGGGTGAACCAATAGAATTTGTCCCATCTAGAACCAAATGACGAAAGGTGTCACCAGAAACTGTTAATACTAGCAACTTCGAAAGTGCAGCTATATTTCTCCTATTTATCTTTTTTTATTACCAAGACTTAGGGGCTAGGGCAACATGTGTTTCATTACTGCTAACTGAcctgatattctgatttatagttCAATTTTATGTGGATGTAGACAAGATTTTGAGAATTTATATCATTTCTAGCCTTACATAACTCAAGTGTCAGCACAATAAAATTTGTTATTTGAGTCTGATTTAACCACATCACGGACTTATGATTATAAGAAGCAAACAGAAGGTGTGGACAATAGAATTTATTATAAGTCCATGATGTGGTTAAATGAGACTCAAATAATAATTTTTTTGAGTCTGATTTAACCACATCATGGGCTTATGATTATTTGCACCTATTAGTTTTAAATGACTGGAGCACTCAGAAACCTGAACCGCTATGTAAGACATGGATTTATAGAGGCGTTAAGTTCCCGGTGTGTGAAAATGCTTGTAGTTGTTACTTTAATACGTAATATTTACTGTGACCAAGCTGAGCTGGCCTTACTTAATAGAAATTTACGAGCACTCATTAAGATAATTAAGTTCTTAGTTATATTTGTATATGACAACTTTACAGGCAAATAATGTCAATGTGTGCATATGTGAAAATCAGACTGTCTGGCTATGGGTCTGTCTTTTATATTTTTGTTTGATAACTTCCAGGTTCGTTTTGCTCTGCTTGAACAAAGCCCAATTAAGCATTGCAAACATGCATTTCTTACTTGTTCTATTTCCTACTTGTTTGACCTACTTCTTTGAAGAACTTAGCTAACAGCAATTCTATTGGCATTGATATATTTATTCAGAGTCCGGGCTCAAGAGAATGTGGAAGCTCCATTTTGAAATCTGTGAATAAGTCGACATCCCAGTTCAAGAAATCTCTTATTCGCAGAAGTGGTTCATCTAATGATTGGATCCCCAGGAAGAAGACTGAATCATACTTGAAGAGAAAGATAAAGCGTCTTCAGGTACTTAATGGATAGTACAAATGAATCGTCATTCTTTGGTGATATTTCTTTAGAGTAAACTGCATTTGAGACTAGGTCACAAGTGGACCCAGGATCATTTTGCACATTAGACCAGGTTCTAATAAACTCCGTAGTCTCCGTTGCCACTGACAGGATACTGCAGATTCCCACCTGCTAATCAAAGTGGAatttacttttgtttttgttCATTGGCCTTTAAAATCTTGATTCTGCATTTTAATGCATTTCGTGACGAGGAACTTGCAATTTGAAATCATCGTACCTCAGTTATCTTCTCTGTCTGGGattaaaaaaaaagaagaagagggaAATCGATTACAAATTATTTTTGCAGGATGAGAATAATAGTTGTCTTTTATCttctgcaggagactgctggtatGACCGCATCCCTGCATGATACTCTTGGAAATGCAAATCCTCACTATACTAGGATGGCAAGGGAGAAAATTGCAGCTAGAGAAGCAGCCAGCAAGGCAATGGAAGCTCGCAAAACTGCTATGGTTGAGGCTTCATGGTGTAGAATTCTTCAGGCTGCCAGGTGAGATTATGTTTATCTGATTCTATCAGGTCTAATCTTATGCCGACTACGCTTGATTTATTCTTCTAATATTCTTATTGTTCTTGATATATTCTTTTATTTTATCTTTGCAACAGGATCCAAAACAAAGAAGCTGAAGAACTTATGGAAAAGGCAAAGTTGCATGCGACTGAAGCATTTGAAAAAGCTAGAGTGTTAGGTGTCATGATGTATGACAGACCAGACTGCCCAAATCAGCAGTATGAGGTAGAATCCTCAGCACAAACTGGAGAAAGATCAACTCACAAGGTAACAGCTTCCTTTCAGACTGGTTTTGAGGTTGATATGGAGGTTGCTGCTGCATTGAAGAAGGCATTTCTTAAACTTGCAAACTCTCCTGATTCGTCAAACCAAGAAGAGTTCAAGGAGCTACTATGGAAAATTAGCCAAAATCCGGATGCCATTGATACTACTGATGTGAATTCTGAAGCTGAACGGCAGCTGGGTGACTGTAACAATGAAGAAACAAATGATTTTAAACTCAATACCAAAACCTTCAGAACCAGCACCATTCCATCTGATTTCAACACCGCTAATCTAGAACAACCCACTGATCTTGTGAACATTATGCTTGTAAGGATAAAAGCTCTTCATGAAGACGAGCTTGCCTCTTTAGCGGTCATTGTTGCAACATCTGGCCTAAATGCAGCCCTTCAAAATGATAAGGGTAACTACCATGAACTGAAGTCCGTGAACTATACTGCCGCTGGATCACACAGATCACAGTCAAGAAGGTATTCCACTGCAGccagctttattgatatacaaggACCGAAAGAAGTCTCGTCTGATTTACCTAGTCTGGACAAGTTCTTGGTCAAGCATCTTTCCAAACTCGAAAGGGAAGTTAAGGAAGCAAAAGAAGCAGGCAGAAAAGTCACTTCAGTAAAACCTGTTGCACAGGATATTCAGAGCCAACTTACAGGGGACAACGCTAATGCACTAGAATCTGCTTCTGACCTGGGCAGCATTCTTGTAAAGAGTGTGTCTAGGCTTGAGAAGGAGATATTGGAAGCCAAAAAGAGCAAGGGGCGCATTGATTCTTCTGAAGGAAGCTACAAAGTGTTGCAAGCCAGCACCGAAGAATCTGAAGGAAGCTACAAAGATGTGCAAGCCAGCACCGAAGAATCTGGATACCAGAAAGCTCAGCCTGAAATCTTGTGTGACAGCGATTTAAAGATGAATTGTGATTCCAGGGGATCGGGTGAAGAAAGCAATTGCATCCAAGCCTGTCCTGTTTCTTCACAAGAAGACAAAGAGAACAAAATTTTAATTTCACACCGGCTACCACCCTTAGGTGCAAAGGGTAACAAGGGCGGTAAAAGATTGACTCGAATTGAAGCTGCAAAGCTTGAAGCACTTAAAAGTTTCTGTACTAAGGATGACAGTGCATTAGATTTTGGCCTCGATAAGGTGTTTGTTAAGCCAGTCAATAGATTGGAGATGGAAAAGAAGAAATCAATCGAACAAGGACAAAGCAACATGCAGAAAGATCCGCAGAAGGACTGTCATAACACAACTGTGAGTTTAGATGAGATTTTAGTGAAGCGCA
It includes:
- the LOC127293860 gene encoding uncharacterized protein, encoding MSTSSPTSSPPSAAAAAAAADGGGARCISPPSSRRKGSPTRSGGVARKSPGSRECGSSILKSVNKSTSQFKKSLIRRSGSSNDWIPRKKTESYLKRKIKRLQETAGMTASLHDTLGNANPHYTRMAREKIAAREAASKAMEARKTAMVEASWCRILQAARIQNKEAEELMEKAKLHATEAFEKARVLGVMMYDRPDCPNQQYEVESSAQTGERSTHKVTASFQTGFEVDMEVAAALKKAFLKLANSPDSSNQEEFKELLWKISQNPDAIDTTDVNSEAERQLGDCNNEETNDFKLNTKTFRTSTIPSDFNTANLEQPTDLVNIMLVRIKALHEDELASLAVIVATSGLNAALQNDKGNYHELKSVNYTAAGSHRSQSRRYSTAASFIDIQGPKEVSSDLPSLDKFLVKHLSKLEREVKEAKEAGRKVTSVKPVAQDIQSQLTGDNANALESASDLGSILVKSVSRLEKEILEAKKSKGRIDSSEGSYKVLQASTEESEGSYKDVQASTEESGYQKAQPEILCDSDLKMNCDSRGSGEESNCIQACPVSSQEDKENKILISHRLPPLGAKGNKGGKRLTRIEAAKLEALKSFCTKDDSALDFGLDKVFVKPVNRLEMEKKKSIEQGQSNMQKDPQKDCHNTTVSLDEILVKRIPRLEREKMEYEKRNALGEGQRVVSNDQRKYGNNATSSESLDQVLVKRVSRLEREKMEYEKRNTLAEAKTSVQTDKEKHGNNDKASHSPDKILVKHVSRLEKEKMEHEKKGDSDTLLVMKSDTQYADGAAGGLADIFVRRPTLEQVKQEAAAAEENSISTFNPAEERRRRRREKELLDSWGGEGLGSSVKPHLSKSKVESEKVTGVQIDQKKHGNNDKASDSLDQILVKHVSSLEKEKMEHEKKGDGDTLLVKKSDTQYADGAAGSLADIFVRRPTKLEQAKQEAAAAEENATRILNPAEERRRAREKKLLDAWGGEGLGSSVKPRLSKVESEKAACRKSEGEWKQERRRAREKELLDAWGGEGLGSSVKPHLSKIERDKAAWRKLEEDQKQ